One genomic segment of Terriglobia bacterium includes these proteins:
- a CDS encoding AAA family ATPase: protein MAEPQHRRVVLGITGRIGAGKTSVGKYLASERGFQYLRYSQVLSEWRGAEANSKAELQAVGWAVMAGSLQPGLNRELIARIQPGKDCAVDGLRHPVDYESLRNTFASSFFLIFVDCPAQVRWERLHASGRYKTRQDFDAADAHPVEQHIDELRPKAFAIIPNTGSLGDLFVAVNGVLERIRSGDQP, encoded by the coding sequence ATGGCAGAACCGCAACACCGCCGTGTCGTTCTCGGCATAACAGGCAGGATCGGGGCCGGAAAGACCTCGGTGGGAAAGTATTTGGCCAGTGAGCGCGGGTTTCAGTACCTGCGATACAGCCAAGTGTTGTCCGAGTGGCGGGGCGCAGAGGCGAACAGCAAGGCGGAGTTGCAAGCTGTGGGTTGGGCGGTTATGGCGGGAAGCTTACAACCGGGCCTCAATCGTGAGCTGATCGCCAGAATACAACCGGGAAAAGACTGCGCTGTGGACGGCCTCCGTCACCCGGTCGATTATGAAAGCCTGAGGAACACTTTTGCTTCCTCTTTCTTCCTGATTTTTGTAGACTGCCCCGCCCAAGTCCGATGGGAGCGTTTGCACGCCAGTGGTCGCTACAAGACACGCCAGGACTTCGATGCGGCCGACGCGCATCCGGTTGAGCAGCACATTGACGAGCTTCGGCCAAAGGCGTTCGCCATTATTCCTAACACCGGAAGCCTGGGTGATCTTTTCGTTGCAGTTAACGGCGTGTTAGAGCGCATCCGGTCAGGAGACCAGCCGTGA